The Xenopus tropicalis strain Nigerian chromosome 7, UCB_Xtro_10.0, whole genome shotgun sequence genome includes a region encoding these proteins:
- the LOC116412211 gene encoding extensin-like, with protein sequence MSMEQSRASGCYPILNQPPPPYHTLYIDPPIREPPEPSSRTYWEPSLPPYQPSPQSSATTDRSSQRSPPGYCELPPPYCVTNGSSLHAPPLDSTSSAAQRSSPDNHELPPPYCVTNGSSLHSPPLDSASSAAQWSPPDNHELPPPYCITNGSSPHVPPPDSGSPEAVSHQRLEDPPLRNDRTSELCDNNCCLCFSFCNFILFPPLGLVSIIFSLKVRGLIYKQEREKLKKLSLTLLKTNLIIFIMGLVLGPLGYTLVAIYAH encoded by the exons ATGAGCATGGAGCAATCTCGAGCCTCTGGCTGTTACCCCATACTGAATCAGCCTCCTCCACCGTATCATACTCTGTATATTGATCCTCCTATCCGTGAGCCTCCTGAGCCATCATCCAGAACATACTGGGAACCTTCATTGCCTCCTTATCAACCTTCTCCTCAATCTTCAGCTACAACTGACAGGTCTTCTCAACGGTCTCCTCCAGGCTACTGTGAGCTTCCCCCACCGTATTGTGTCACAAATGGCTCCTCTCTTCATGCACCACCACTGGATTCCACTTCATCAGCAGCTCAACGGTCTTCCCCAGACAATCATGAGCTTCCCCCACCATATTGTGTCACAAATGGCTCCTCTCTTCATTCACCACCACTGGATTCTGCTTCATCAGCAGCTCAATGGTCTCCCCCAGACAATCATGAGCTTCCACCACCATATTGTATTACAAATGGTTCCTCTCCTCATGTCCCACCACCGGATTCCGGTTCACCAGAGGCCGTTTCCCACCAGCGGCTTGAGGATCCACCCCTGAGGAATGACCGGACTTCAGAACTGTGTGATAATAACTGCTGCCTGTGTTTCTCCTTTTGCAACTTTATTCTTTTCCCCCCACTCGGATTGGTTTCCATCATCTTTTCCTTAAAG GTGCGGGGCCTTATCTATAAACAGGAGCGTGAGAAATTGAAGAAACTAAGTCTGACTCTGCTTAAAACAAATCTAATCATTTTTATAATGGGCCTTGTGTTGGGCCCTCTCGGTTACACCCTGGTCGCTATTTATGCACACTAA
- the LOC100497298 gene encoding uncharacterized protein LOC100497298, translating into MGRSRCYRLYRYAEAHVSYIRLGRTMSMEMPRYPILNELPPEYDSVYIDPPACESLDPSFINPTLPQYQPSPQPSTAQDESSRPSPSGNHETPPPYSITNSHQASPRAPSRRQLGGTKELRATNFCIVFSFILFLLYPPIGVICIIKAFQVIWVRHRGEPDKVEKLSRDLIRTNKLFFYIFLSYVILFTITILMIFLTPKGQNSSASFFSL; encoded by the exons ATGGGGCGTAGTCGGTGCTACAGGCTCTATAGATACGCGGAGGCTCATGTATCTTACATTCGCCTGGGACGGACCATGAGCATGGAGATGCCCCGTTACCCCATACTGAATGAGCTTCCTCCGGAATATGATTCTGTGTATATCGACCCTCCTGCCTGCGAGTCTCTTGACCCATCATTCATCAACCCAACATTGCCTCAATATCAACCTTCTCCTCAACCCTCAACTGCCCAGGACGAGTCTTCTAGACCATCTCCCTCAGGCAACCATGAGACTCCACCACCGTATTCCATTACCAATTCCCATCAGGCATCACCACGGGCCCCTTCCCGCCGCCAGCTTGGAGGCACCAAAGAACTGAGGGCAACTAACTTCTGCATAGTCTTCTCCTTTATCCTCTTTCTTCTCTACCCCCCAATTGGAGTGATTTGCATCATTAAGGCATTTCAG GTGATTTGGGTCAGGCACAGAGGAGAACCTGACAAGGTGGAGAAGCTGAGTCGGGATCTGATTCGTACAAATAAACTTTTCTTCTACATTTTCCTCTCATATGTTATCTTATTCACCATTACGATTCTCATGATTTTTTTGACCCCCAAAGGTCAAAACAGCTCTGCATCCTTCTTTTCGCTCTAA
- the LOC101731020 gene encoding uncharacterized protein LOC101731020 yields MGRSRCYRLYRYAEAHVSHIRLGRTMSMEMPRAPGCYPILNEPPLEYDSVYIDPPACESLDPSSIDPTLPQYQPSPQPSTAQDESSRPSPPGNHETPPPYSITNSHHASPQAPAHCQLGGTKELRATNFCIVFSFINFLLFPLIGVFCIIKAFKVIWFRHRGEPDKVEKLSVDLYHTNKLFFFLCLLLGIFYTSMILIIVLTPKGQNSSASFYSPVHYWP; encoded by the exons ATGGGGCGTAGTCGGTGCTACAGGCTCTATAGATACGCGGAGGCTCATGTATCTCACATTCGCCTGGGACGGACCATGAGCATGGAGATGCCCCGAGCCCCTGGCTGTTACCCCATACTGAATGAGCCTCCTCTGGAATATGATTCCGTGTATATCGACCCTCCTGCCTGCGAGTCTCTTGACCCATCATCCATCGACCCAACGTTGCCTCAATATCAACCTTCTCCTCAACCCTCAACTGCCCAGGACGAGTCTTCTAGACCATCTCCCCCAGGCAACCATGAGACTCCACCACCGTATTCCATTACCAATTCCCATCATGCATCACCACAGGCCCCTGCCCACTGCCAGCTTGGAGGCACCAAAGAACTGAGGGCAACTAACTTCTGCATAGTCTTCTCATTTATCAACTTTCTTCTCTTCCCCCTAATTGGAGTGTTTTGCATCATTAAGGCATTTAAG GTGATTTGGTTCAGGCACAGAGGAGAACCTGACAAGGTGGAGAAGCTGAGTGTGGATCTGTATCATACAAATAAACTTTTCTTCTTCCTCTGCCTCCTATTGGGTATCTTTTACACTTCTATGATTCTCATCATTGTTTTGACCCCCAAAGGTCAAAACAGCTCAGCATCCTTCTATTCGCCAGTGCACTATTGGCcctaa